One window from the genome of Podospora pseudocomata strain CBS 415.72m chromosome 6, whole genome shotgun sequence encodes:
- a CDS encoding hypothetical protein (COG:U; EggNog:ENOG503NYS6): MATPAVDHDKISPHQQSAAASASSARERIQARSEGGDSELSDELTDTTNVAQEIPHDDDEPPKSDLPFSKARCIALVATVTGASFLNTLSGQAVVIILPTIGRDLSIPDTRLQWIVSAYSLTFGCFLLLWGRIADIYGKRRMFIFGSAWFAMTMLVNPFLPNEIAFDLFRGLSGLGAAANVPTAIGILGTTFRPGKAKNYAFSCYSAGAPVGAVFGNLLAGFVSEYTSWKWVFVIMGLLAVIVTVAAFFILPAPNHTLHDEGVTVKNSVDWLGAGLVTVGLLALLFALTQGNVVGWRTPWIPVLIVVSVILVTLFVFWQRHLEKTKKRAPIMKVSVFHSTKFSAAMAIMALFFSSFNGLLVYATYFYQDFQGLSTLQTTLRFLPTGIMGVITALVVSQLLARVPTYLLLAVGTFCVSISSILFAAPIPPETTYWAYGFPAMVLSVFGADTTWPSLILFTSHSLPQSDQALGGALVNAMGQVGRAIGLAVATAIQTAVMARDRRVDVEKAGPVIPWDSASLAGLRAAEWWNFALGCAAFVVVLVAFRGSGVIGKAGVVKAQRRPTERDDIVVDSTGDGGIKV; encoded by the exons ATGGCAACACCGGCAGTTGACCATGACAAGATCTCTCCGCACCAGCAGTCGgcggcagcatcagcatcgtcGGCCCGTGAGAGAATCCAAGCGAGATCGGAAGGGGGTGACTCGGAGTTAAGCGATGAGCTCACCGACACCACCAACGTCGCCCAAGAAATACCacacgacgacgatgaaccGCCCAAATCGGATTTGCCGTTCTCAAAAGCGCGATGTATCGCCCTCGTGGCTACCGTCACAGGCGCGAGTTTTCTCAAC ACCCTCTCCGGCCAAGCAGtggtcatcatcctcccaaCCATAGGCCGCGACCTTTCCATCCCCGACACCCGCCTCCAATGGATCGTCTCGGCCTACTCCCTCACCTTTGgctgcttcctcctcctctgggGCAGGATAGCTGACATCTACGGCAAGAGAAGGATGTTCATCTTTGGCTCGGCCTGGTTCGCCATGACCATGCTGGTGAATCCCTTTTTACCAAACGAAATCGCCTTTGATTTGTTTCGTGGTCTTTCTGGGCTT GGTGCGGCAGCCAACGTTCCAACGGCGATTGGAATCCTAGGAACTACCTTTCGACCTGGAAAAGCGAAAAACTATGCTTTTAGTTGTTACTCAGCAGGTGCCCCTGTGGGAGCGGTGTTTGGGAATTTGCTCGCGGGCTTTGTCTCGGAGTACACCTCATGGAAATGGGTTTTTGTCATTATGGGTTTGTTGGCTGTCATTGTGACTGTGGCGGCGTTTTTTATCTTGCCGGCGCCGAATCACACTTTGCATGATGAGGGGGTCACGGTGAAGAATTCGGTTGACTGGTtgggggctgggttggtCACCGTGGGCTTGCTGGCGTTGCTTTTCGCCTTGACACAAGGAAATGTAGTTGGGTGGAGGACGCCGTGGATACCGGTGTTGATTGTGGTTTCGGTTATCTTGGTGacgttgtttgtgttttggCAGAGACATCTGGAAAAGACGAAGAAACGCGCGCCGATCATGAAGGTTTCGGTCTTTCACAGCACGAAATTCAGCGCTGCCATGGCGATCATGGCTCTCTTTTTCAGCAGTTTCAATGGGTTGCTGGTTTATGCCACGTATTTTTACCAGGACTTTCAGGGCCTGTCGACGTTGCAGACGACCTTGAGGTTTCTGCCGACGGGGATCATGGGGGTCATCACCGCGCTGGTTGTCAGCCAGCTTTTGGCGCGGGTGCCGACTTACCTGcttttggcggtggggacGTTTTGCGTGTCGATATCGTCGATACTCTTTGCTGCTCCGATTCCGCCCGAGACGACGTATTGGGCTTATGGGTTCCCGGCTATGGTCTTGTCGGTTTTTGGAGCTGATACTACGTGGCCGTCTTTGATTTTGTTTACGAGCCATTCGTTACCTCAGTCGGATCAGGCTTTGGGGGGGGCTTTGGTTAATGCCATGGGTCAGGTGGGAAGGGCTATCGGTTTGGCTGTCGCGACGGCGATTCAGACGGCTGTTATGGCGCGTGATAGAAGGGTCGATGTCGAGAAGGCTGGGCCGGTGATTCCTTGGGACTCGGCTTCGCTCGCGGGTCTGCGAGCAGCGGAGTGGTGGAATTTTGCGTTGGGGTGTGCGGCAtttgtggttgttttggtAGCTTTTCGGGGGTCCGGGGTTATTGGGAAGGCGGGGGTTGTGAAGGCTCAACGGCGACCGACTGAGCGTGATGACATTGTTGTTGATAGTacgggggatggggggataAAGGTCTGA
- a CDS encoding hypothetical protein (EggNog:ENOG503PHMZ), protein MSSSENNHVSRTPDTEGDFSSPNSRVYVRTPMATISSTTGLKSTVHTTSVDEKDCSHQEGQQRQYQEQRQHQYRQQYQPRYRQSSYASSRSSLANEVIFDHEDSPPPLKDNNGPFHPASPYAKDDQSHGLGINAEESCLHHEQRGTRTVSSPVGTSGKYGKTTEQPLAGVNWRDRSVSYGDSYGGRWSSNLRGSAASESYGPNRFYPPGYYFSPANRWNPSFRSYKSSASTDLLASLTSNTRKAPFAAQPSSTNRFHVFQTLNNNNNNNQTDENDKKMSHCDKSGTFGVVGDGRFGARPTPAAPAPPVLTSIGASGFASGRMMSHPGGNDSGISGFAQPQPSGPAYHPDALSSQLRSLSFHSGAATAVQAPGPFSAAQQHPFPGQQHPFFPQPAAAPLFPAGFRPLASVPETVVVRAGPSSSGALVPAPGQPFFFRPMECRTHRRLTDLESYDLMIKGFSPNYKGNPDLDRNRSATIPEDMNCSLFLVGLPADVTTHELLAGVRNVGRVYATHINPPEPEKGHEQSAAKIVFFERSAAERFFRQTTTQGFRIPTRAPPHNPARVTWNRIRSAEVDINGSKSRVLLISGPPHIVNEQHLREYFDNKLIYQVDEIIVHHPGAVPAALPALPGSSAANPSTGNLSSSGGPRAPAGLLAYNDVPSGAPVASHSNISSSSGGVPTGYNNNSSSSSSGLAPNINVAGHSNIPLAAGPLILGNNDNNDNNVNNDNNDNNDNNDNNNNNNSSSSGDDNNNNNNNNNNSNDNNDNSGASGFSPGHSKSASSISSGSHRPSSLLGQLKGDRALIEFRFGSYRCQSEAARMALVREFREFGVLCEFGRDPCDRVEEKEEGKGKGREEEQQVEVYLGGGGDGCEDHHPFWRGGEAGMGGGAFAGGAGVGGDAFAGGEGGFGSVFTPGAGAHLSATTPAGGYFQSRAQSDSVRALWGDARERA, encoded by the exons ATGTCTTCCTCAGAGAATAATCATGTCTCTCGGACACCAGACACCGAAGGAGACTTCAGCTCTCCCAACTCGCGTGTCTATGTCCGTACACCTATGGCAACaatcagcagcaccacagGGCTCAAGTCAACAGTCCACACTACCTCCGTTGACGAGAAGGACTGTTCCCATCAAGAGGGTCAGCAACGCCAGTACCAAGAACAGCGTCAACATCAGTATCGACAGCAGTATCAACCGCGGTATCGCCAGTCCAGCTATGCCAGCAGTCGCAGCAGTCTTGCCAATGAAGTCATCTTCGACCATGAAgactcccctcctccgctgaAAGACAACAACGGTCCCTTTCACCCTGCCAGCCCCTATGCCAAAGATGATCAAAGCCATGGCCTGGGCATCAACGCCGAAGAAAGCTGCCTGCATCATGAACAGCGAGGCACACGAACAGTCTCCAGCCCAGTAGGCACAAGCGGCAAGTACGGCAAGACCACAGAACAACCCCTCGCTGGGGTGAACTGGCGAGACCGCAGCGTGAGTTATGGTGACAGCTACGGGGGACGGTGGTCTTCCAACCTACGGGGGTCAGCTGCCAGTGAGAGCTATGGCCCAAACAGGTTCTACCCTCCCGGCTACTACTTCTCTCCTGCGAACCGTTGGAATCCAAGCTTCCGCTCTTACAAGTCGTCAGCGAGCACAGATCTTCTTGCCAGCCTCACAAGCAACACCAGAAAAGCCCCTTTCGCTGCACAACCTTCTTCGACAAACCGATTCCACGTGTTCCAAACgttgaacaacaacaacaacaacaaccagaccGACGAGAACGACAAAAAGATGTCGCACTGTGACAAGTCCGGAACCTTCGGCGTTGTCGGAGACGGCCGCTTCGGCGCCAGACCCACTCCCGCTGCCCCCGCCCCGCCTGTCCTCACCTCGATCGGTGCCTCCGGCTTTGCCTCAGGCAGGATGATGAGTCACCCCGGCGGGAACGACTCTGGAATCTCGGGCTttgcccaaccccaaccctccggCCCCGCCTACCACCCGgacgccctctcctcccagctCCGGTCCTTGTCCTTCCACTCCggcgccgccaccgccgtccAAGCTCCTGGCCCCTTTTCCGCtgcccagcagcaccccTTCCCgggccagcagcacccctttttccctcagcctgccgccgcccccTTGTTTCCCGCTGGCTTTCGCCCCCTCGCGTCCGTTCCTGAAACCGTCGTCGTCCGAGCTggtccctcctcctccggcgccCTCGTCCCAGCCCCTGGGCAGCCCTTTTTCTTCCGGCCGATGGAGTGCCGCACTCACCGCCGCCTGACCGACCTCGAGTCCTACGACTTGATGATCAAGGGGTTCAGCCCCAACTACAAGGGGAACCCGGACCTGGACCGGAACCGGAGCGCGACCATCCCCGAGGACATGAACTGTTCTCTCTTCCTGGTGGGCTTGCCCGCCGATGTGACGACTCACGAGCTGCTTGCTGGGGTGAGGAACGTGGGACGGGTGTACGCCAcccacatcaacccccctgAGCCGGAGAAGGGCCACGAGCAGAGCGCGGCCAAGATTGTGTTTTTCGAGAGGAGTGCTGCCG AACGCTTCTTCCGCCAAACCACAACCCAGGGCTTCCGCATCCCAACCCGCGCTCCTCCCCACAACCCCGCCCGCGTGACCTGGAACCGCATCCGGTCCGCCGAAGTCGACATCAACGGCTCAAAGTCTcgcgtcctcctcatctccggACCCCCCCACATCGTCAACGAGCAGCACCTCCGCGAGTACTTCGACAACAAGCTCATCTACCAAGTCGACGAGATCATCGTCCATCACCCCGGCGCCGTCCCTGCCGCCTTGCCCGCTCTCCCCGGTTCCTCTGCTGCCAATCCCTCGACAGGCAACCTCTCTAGCTCTGGTGGTCCCCGCGCCCCAGCCGGCCTATTGGCCTATAACGACGTCCCTTCCGGCGCTCCCGTTGCCAGCCACAGCAACATCTCTTCCAGCTCGGGCGGTGTTCCCACCGGTTATAACAATAAcagttcttcttcctcctcgggtCTCGCCCCCAATATCAATGTTGCCGGCCACAGCAACATCCCCCTCGCCGCCGGtcctctcatcctcggcaacaacgacaacaacgacaacaacgtcaacaacgacaacaacgacaataacgacaacaacgacaacaacaacaacaacaacagcagcagcagcggcgacgacaacaacaacaacaacaacaacaacaacaacagcaacgacaacaacgacaacagtGGCGCCAGCGGCTTCAGCCCCGGCCACTCCAAGTCCGCCTCCAGCATCAGCTCCGGAAGCCACAGACCCAGCTCTCTCCTGGGCCAGCTCAAGGGCGATAGAGCCCTCATCGAGTTCCGCTTCGGCAGTTACCGCTGCCAGTCCGAGGCCGCCCGCATGGCTCTCGTGAGAGAGTTTAGGGAGTTTGGGGTCTTGTGCGAGTTTGGGAGGGATCCTTGTGATCGTgtagaggagaaggaggaaggaaaggggaaggggagagaggaggagcagcaggtgGAGGTTtatttgggtggtggtggagatggttgtgaggaccaccaccctttctggaggggaggagaagctgggatgggtggtggtgcgtttgccggcggtgctggtgttgggggtgatgcGTTTGCTGGCGGCGAGGGGGGCTTCGGCTCCGTGTTCACTCCGGGTGCGGGCGCGCACCTGTCCGCGACGACCCCGGCTGGGGGTTACTTCCAGTCGCGAGCTCAGAGCGACAGCGTGCGCGCCCTGTGGGGTGATGCTCGTGAGAGGGCGTGA
- a CDS encoding hypothetical protein (COG:S; EggNog:ENOG503NU2H), which yields MRIAKALLSLALVADAAIASSWFSNAAYNKWHETELERWLSDHDVPYPTPADRKDLEKLVQKNWESHVVTPYNSWDAAQLNSYLKQKGVETKDSAQASRDSLVSQVKGYWYETEDKAQTAWTNVKDWILDSWTDSQLKAFCDRHGIPVPQPRTRDTLLQKARVAYETAAQKAGETAAYPGNWLYETWSESDLKEWLDTHGIPAPQPTTRDKLIASVRRNSRLASLRMQEQKAAAQKKAQEAYATLTDKVIDAWSESQLKEFCDKNSIPVPQGTKLNQLRSLVRKHRAEIMGDTVASTAASAYGAATSNVGENVAKATDATSQAALDAFNAAVNTWSESRLKGYLDARGVPVPQGSKTDELRALVRKHAHKAATGWSAWTWDDLTLDNLKAYLASSGDAAAKKAGEKAGATREELVQAANAAYASASSAGGNSFASATSYLSHATDNAKAATFDTWSESDLKAYLDSYGIPVPQGSTLNEIRALARRQWTYYKYGTSSPSETIFAKIKENVLSGWDWVTGQVMAGSDAAKKKAEEGRAKAHKEL from the exons atgagGATCGCCAAAGCGCTCCTGTCGTTGGCCCTCGTGGCTGACGCAGCTATCGCTAGCTCTTGGTTTTCGAATGCTG CCTACAACAAGTGGCACGAGACTGAGCTTGAGCGTTGGCTCTCCGATCACGATGTCCCCTATCCTACTCCTGCCGACCGCAAGGATCTCGAGAAGCTTGTCCAGAAGAACTGGGAGTCGCATGTCGTAACACCATACAACAGCTGGGACGCTGCTCAGCTTAATAGCTATCTCAAGCAGAAGGGTGTCGAGACCAAGGATTCCGCCCAGGCCAGCCGCGATTCTCTCGTCAGCCAGGTGAAGGGCTACTGGTACGAGACGGAGGACAAGGCTCAAACCGCCTGGACCAATGTGAAGGACTGGATTCTGGACAGCTGGACCGACAGCCAGCTCAAGGCCTTCTGCGATCGTCATGGTATTCCTG TTCCCCAACCCCGCACCCGTGATACTCTCCTTCAGAAGGCTAGGGTCGCTTACGAAACCGCTGCTCAAAAGGCCGGTGAGACTGCTGCCTACCCTGGCAACTGGTTGTACGAGACCTGGTCCGAGTCTGATCTCAAGGAGTGGCTTGATACCCATGGCATCCCGGCTCCTCAACCTACCACCCGCGACAAGCTCATTGCCTCTGTCCGCCGCAACTCTCGACTTGCCTCGCTTCGCATGCAGGAGcagaaggctgctgctcagaAGAAGGCTCAGGAAGCTTATGCCACCCTTACTGACAAGGTTATTGACGCCTGGAGCGAGTCTCAGTTGAAGGAGTTCTGCGACAAGAATAGCATCCCCGTTCCTCAAGGTACCAAGCTCAACCAGCTCCGCTCTCTTGTCCGCAAGCACCGCGCTGAGATCATGGGTGACACTGTTGCCTCAACCGCTGCCTCTGCCTATGGCGCTGCTACTTCCAACGTTGGCGAGAACGTTGCCAAGGCTACTGATGCCACTTCCCAGGCCGCTCTGGATGCCTTCAACGCTGCCGTCAACACCTGGTCTGAGAGCCGTCTCAAGGGCTACCTTGACGCCCGTGGAGTCCCCGTTCCTCAGGGATCCAAGACTGATGAGCTCCGTGCGCTCGTACGCAAGCATGCCCACAAGGCTGCTACCGGCTGGAGCGCCTGGACCTGGGACGATCTGaccctcgacaacctcaaggccTACCTCGCTTCCTCTGGAGACGCtgcggcgaagaaggctggTGAGAAGGCTGGCGCTACTCGCGAGGAGCTTGTCCAGGCTGCCAACGCTGCCTACgcctctgcttcttctgccGGTGGTAACTCCTTTGCCTCTGCTACCAGCTACCTTTCTCATGCCACCGACAATGCCAAGGCTGCTACCTTTGATACCTGGAGCGAGAGTGATCTCAAGGCCTACTTGGACAGCTATGGCATTCCCGTCCCTCAGGGTTCAACTCTCAATGAGATCCGTGCTCTTGCTCGTCGCCAGTGGACTTACTACAAGTACGGCACCTCGTCTCCCTCCGAGACCATCTTCGCTAAGATCAAGGAAAACGTCTTGAGCGGCTGGGACTGGGTCACCGGTCAGGTCATGGCTGGCTCTgatgccgccaagaagaaggctgaggagggccGTGCCAAAGCGCATAAGGAGCTCTAA
- a CDS encoding hypothetical protein (EggNog:ENOG503P102; COG:G) encodes MPSAHFIYSATIASGCEGVRMPEVVQPMVAGLHQAHPPSASISTPTQTTPTQTATTSFDRISTVSEHSTASSCLLPSALFRYVKQSKYVCNVFRYFQFSTCVRQRDRRRCAKSGNMVFALGGFLIACIALWSTIRAMEDGRKAVSLAEWTARKDFFEYCHSTGYKEDSCDKIKTTSLGPPPLSGMRLKARMLQQTVTKRFDTFPGSLVILAGFPLMMSVWVSSRKALGKPFRNRPCSNPVILQYELGLLATTDRAQFIQTNRKVLVPRSRKPLALTTGKQVTPALTVSPLDGISGSFNFSLPAGVAVGKSFDFEHPPDPLQNNLGASSALQKGIHNPTHRRKTRNQSSLATVPVALTPKSQLLLSLAPCQICSSKLDPIVSDELLTYYPEHKKSHFAAWCWPCSAKVVRSQLALDSYLTCGHMTCGKPPPKGLHEDIGSFLMESEQESETLDRGGGKCESAGASIVKRNWNLYGHTSYDAQLIRTGTYMGRKGKGASWFNVGGGVICRWDYY; translated from the exons ATGCCCAGCGCTCATTTTATATACTCCGCAACAATCGCATCAGGTTGCGAGGGAGTGAGGATGCCAGAAGTGGTCCAGCCGATGGTGGCTGGACTTCATCAGGCACACCCGCCATCTGCGTCCATTTCAACCCCAActcaaacaaccccaacccaaacggCTACAACCTCATTCGACAGAATATCAACCGTATCGGAACACAGTACTGCCTCATCCTGTCTATTACCCTCAGCACTCTTCCGTTATGTCAAACAGTCGAAATATGTCTGTAACGTGTTTCGCTATTTTCAATTTTCGACCTGTGTCCGACAGCGGGATAGAAGGCGCTGCGCTAAAAGTGGCAACATGGTCTTTGCACTTGGAGGATTCCTCATCGCTTGCATAGCGCTTTGGTCAACAATCCGCGCCATGGAAGATGGTAGAAAAGCTGTCAGCCTCGCGGAGTGGACGGCCAGGAAGGACTTTTTTGAGTATTGCCATTCT ACTGGATACAAGGAGGATAGTTGTGATAAGATTAAAACAACATCTTTAGGGCCACCACCGTTGAGCGGAATGAGATTGAAAGCACGAATGCTTCAACAGACCGTGACTAAGAGATTCGATACTTTTCCCGGCTCCTTGGTCATCCTTGCTGGATTTCCTCTCATGATGAGTGTCTGGGTTTCCTCTAGGAAAGCCCTGGGAAAGCCTTTCAGAAACCGACCGTGTTCGAATCCCGTTATCTTACAATATGAACTGGGTTTGCTCGCTACCACGGATCGGGCTCAGTTTATCCAAACAAATAGAAAGGTGTTAGTTCCCAGGAGCCGAAAGCCCCTTGCCCTTACGACTGGAAAACAAGTCACCCCCGCACTGACTGTCAGCCCTCTCGATGGGATAAGCGGCAGCTTCAACTTCAGCCTGCCTGCTGGAGTAGCAGTGGGTAAAAGCTTCGACTTTGAGCACCCTCCAGACCCGCTCCAGAATAATCTTGGAGCATCATCAGCACTCCAAAAAGGCATCCACAACCCAACGCATCGACGAAAAACCCGGAATCAGAGCAGTCTTGCTACTGTACCAGTGGCCTTGACTCCAAAGTCCCAACTTCTACTGTCACTTGCACCGTGCCAGATTTGCAGTTCGAAACTGGACCCAATTGTCAGCGATGAGCTTCTGACATATTATCCTGAACATAAGAAGTCACATTTTGCGGCTTGGTGCTGGCCTTGCAGTGCCAAAGTTGTGAGAAGTCAACTTGCCTTGGACTCCTATTTGACGTGCGGCCATATGACTTGCGGAAAGCCTCCGCCGAAGGGGCTGCATGAAGATATTGGAAGTTTTCTAATGGAAAGCGAGCAGGAGTCGGAGACTTTGGATCGTGGAGGCGGCAAGTGTGAATCAGCTGGCGCTTCCATTGTTAAACGCAACTGGAACTTGTACGGGCACACTTCATATGACGCACAGCTGATTCGCACGGGTACTTACATGGGGCGAAAGGGCAAGGGAGCGTCCTGGTTCAacgtgggtggtggggttaTTTGTCGGTGGGACTATTATTAG
- a CDS encoding hypothetical protein (EggNog:ENOG503P102; COG:G) has protein sequence MQNTPSFKTLRSLWESTEAQLTKQVSFLLPQLDLLFACVALWSAIGAMMDGRKAVRIAEWTARKDYWEFCETIEDQEDGYDRVTKAPLGPPPHTFSGDNQQNGLLAGEAGELLPAQSPGTGALHAERFLAVGWKLVLTSSPLQPLSFTPNGHRNDLGPHKRRLPSPVQSRLLPSIPAAIWPLDLPLIQASTPMPGFSCRICKATLKLGFDEPPEHPWDHNNCYFVSWCWSCIDEALYGLYYQRVDSPPRGMVLHINDILRINAETTDDGGEVDNVLTQISWQRNFNQVVEALLYRVYFVYNGDEKHGGAPYPDDGSKSAWLSLG, from the exons ATGCAGAATACGCCCTCTTTCAAAACTCTAAGGTCGTTGTGGGAAAGTACAGAGGCTCAGTTAACAAAGCAAGTAAGCTTCTTACTACCACAACTGGACTTATTATTTGCTTGTGTGGCTTTATGGTCAGCTATTGGTGCTATGATGGATGGTAGGAAGGCTGTGAGAATAGCTGAGTGGACGGCTAGGAAAGACTACTGGGAGTTCTGTGAAACA ATTGAAGACCAGGAGGACGGGTATGACAGAGTAACAAAAGCACCCCTGGGTCCACCGCCACACACGTTCTCTGGAGACAATCAACAAAATGGACTACTGGCTGGAGAAGCCGGAGAGCTCCTGCCTGCCCAGTCACCTGGCACCGGA GCACTTCACGCCGAGCGATTTTTGGCAGTGGGTTGGAAACTAGTTTTGACTTCAAGCCCACTGCAACCACTCTCTTTTACTCCGAATGGACACCGGAATGACCTCGGCCCTCATAAACGCCGAC TTCCGTCACCTGTTCAATCACGACTTCTGCCGTCAATCCCGGCGGCAATCTGGCCATTGGACCTGCCGTTAATCCAAGCATCAACTCCTATGCCGGGGTTCTCGTGTCGTATCTGCAAGGCCACACTGAAATTAGGTTTTGATGAGCCACCAGAACACCCCTGGGACCACAATAATTGTTACTTTGTTTCTTGGTGCTGGTCATGCATTGATGAAGCTCTTTATGGGCTTTATTACCAGCGCGTAGACAGTCCTCCTCGTGGTATGGTCCTACATATCAATGATATTCTCAGAATCAATGCGGAAACAaccgatgatggtggtgaagtcGACAATGTCCTGACACAGATCTCATGGCAGAGGAACTTCAATCAAGTTGTCGAAGCTCTCCTCTATCGGGTGTACTTTGTCTACAATGGTGATGAAAAGCACGGGGGGGCGCCGTATCCTGATGATGGATCCAAAAGCGCATGGTTGAGCCTTGGATAG
- a CDS encoding hypothetical protein (EggNog:ENOG503P102; COG:G), with protein MSGNPTSPGPEATAAAAASTAPDDNSNKRGRRRRLIGVSTKMYFSASRTEAFTRSVVELLSSPTDTLTLGDDDVDIFIIPDFVTLTSVISIIRSAPEGSVARRIKVGAQDCYSEDFGAYTGEVSPAVLAEVGVEFVELGHAERKRLFAETDGRVGEKVRGVVRNGMVPVICVGEMRKDGGVEGAVGEVVRQVEVVLKGVGEGEEVVLAYEPVWAIGGREPAGEEYVEGVVRGLREWEGVKGRGGRVRVIYGGAAGRGLWERLGGEVDGLFLGRFGHDAGEFVKLIGEVAGGGGEGGE; from the coding sequence ATGTCCGGCAACCCCACCTCTCCCGGCCCCGAagcaacggcggcggcggcggcgtcgacggCGCCGGATGATAACAGTAACaagcgaggaagaaggcgtCGTCTGATCGGGGTATCCACCAAAATGTATTTTTCCGCCTCCCGGACGGAAGCCTTCACCCGGTCCGTTGTCGAGCTTCTTTCCAGCCCTACGgataccctaaccctgggtgatgacgatgtcgacatcttcatcatccccgaCTTTGTCACCCTCACGTCTGTCATTAGTATCATAAGATCTGCTCCTGAGGGGTCGGTGGCGAGAAGGATAAAAGTAGGGGCGCAGGATTGTTACTCTGAGGACTTTGGAGCTTATACAGGGGAGGTTAGTCCTGCGGTTTTGGctgaggttggggtggagTTTGTGGAATTGGGGCATGCGGAACGGAAGAGGTTGTTTGCGGAGACtgatgggagggttggggagaaggttaggggggtggtgaggaatgGGATGGTTCCGGTGATATGTGTTGGTGAGATGAGGAaagatgggggggttgaaggggcggttggggaggtggtgaggcaggttgaggttgtgctaaagggggttggggagggggaggaggtggtgctggcttATGAGCCAGTTTGGGCTAtcggggggagggagccagctggggaggagtatgttgagggggttgtgagagggttgagggagtgggagggggtgaaaggaaggggggggagggtgagggttatTTATGGGGGGGCGGCGGGACgggggttgtgggagaggttggggggggaggttgatgggttgtttttggggaggtttgggcaTGATGCTGGGGAGTTTGTCAAGttgattggggaggttgcggggggtggtggtgagggtggtgagtga
- a CDS encoding hypothetical protein (EggNog:ENOG503Q3SG; COG:G), which translates to MSSPQWKIAVGCDDAGVSYKNKIKEDFAADPRVISVVDVGATGKEDKTAYPHIAAAAAKLVASGEVDRALLICGTGLGVAIAANKIKGIRAVTAHDSFSVERAVLSNNAQVLCMGERVVGLELARRLAKEWLGYVFDEKSASAAKVAAIHEYEEGEHGLSGAAEEVKGC; encoded by the exons ATGAGCTCACCACAGTGGAAGATTGCCGTTGGCTGCGAT GACGCCGGCGTGAGCTACAAGAACAAAATCAAAGAAGACTTCGCGGCCGATCCCCGGGTCATCTCAGTCGTCGACGTCGGTGCCACgggcaaggaggacaagacgGCATACCCACACAtcgccgcggcggcggccaaACTCGTGGCCTCGGGAGAGGTCGACCGAGCTCTGTTGATCTGCGGCACTGGCCTCGGCGTTGCCATTGCAGCCAATAAGATCAAGGGGATCAGGGCAGTCACCGCACACGACAGCTTCTCGGTCGAGAGAGCGGTCCTCAGCAACAATGCCCAGGTGTTGTGCAtgggggagcgggtggtgggaCTGGAGCTTGCGAGGAGGCTCGCAAAGGAGTGGTTGGGATATGTCTTTGACGAGAAGAGCGCCAGTGCTGCCAAGGTGGCTGCCATTCATGAATACGAAGAAGGGGAACATGGTCTTTCTggggcggcggaggaagTGAAGGGTTGCTGA